GGCGGATGAGCGCACCCCGGTACTCGCGCTGACGGCGAGCGGCGGCGCGCGCATGCAAGAAGGCATGTTGGCGCTGGCGACCATGCCGGGAACGCTTGCGGCGCGCGAACTCCTCGCCGCCGCGCACATTCCGTTCATCGCGTACCTGCGCAACCCGACGACCGGCGGGGTATTCGCGTCTTTCGCCTCAAGCGCCGACCTCGTGTGGGCGCAGCCTGGGGCGACCATCGGCTTCGCCGGTCCGCGCGTTTCCGAGACCGTCACCGGAGAGCCTTTGCCGGAAGGATCCCACACCGCGGAGTCGGCGCTCGACGCTGGGTTGGTGGACGCCCTGGTCGAACCGGCCGAGGTGCGCGCGCGCCTAGCGCGCGCCCTTTCGGCCCTAGCCCCCGCCTCCACCCGAAAGGCACGCCTGCTGGGGGACCTCGCACCTCTGAATAACTCCCCCACCGGGGGCTCTGGACACCCCGAGCCCCCCGCGGCGACGGCGATCGGTGCGTGGGAGCACGTGGTGCGCGCGCGTCGCGCTGATCGCCCCACCGGAACCGACTACGCCGGGATCTTCGAGCCGCTTCGCCGCGGCGGCATCGACCCCACCATCGTCACCGGGCTCGCGACCGTCGGGAGCGAATGCGTCGTCGCGATCGCACAGAACCGGTTTGCGGAGCACGGGCGCCCCACACCGGCGGGGTACCGGCGCGCGCGCGAGGCAATCGCGACCGCGGAGCGACTTGGGCTGCCAATCGTGACCTTCGTCGATACCCCGGGCGCCGATCCGGGAGCGGCCTGCGAGCGCGACGGGATCGCACGCGAGATCTCGCTCACGTTCTCGGCACTGCTGCGCGCGACGGTTCCCACGGTGGCGTGCGTCGTAGGCGAGGGTGGCAGCGGCGGAGCGCTCGCGCTCGCGACCTGCGATCGCATCCTCATCCAGGAGAATGCGATCTTCTCGGTCATCGCCCCGGAGGGCGCCGCAAGCATCTTGCGGCGTGACGACATCGAGGCCGTCGCACGTGAGCTTCGCCTGACGGCCGACGATCTCGCCGGCCTCGGGCTGGCCGACGCCGTGGTTCCGGAACCGGCGGGCGGAGCACACATGGACCCGGCAGGCGCGCGCGCGCAAGTCCAAAACGCAATCCTTTGGGCCTGCATTGCAGCGGCCGAGGGGCCGCATCCGGACCCGGTACGAAGGACGCGGTGGCGCGCGGCGGGGAGTCCGAAGTGACATCCCCCACGAAGCGTCACAACAAGAGAGTCCGGCCACCCAGGAAGATCGTTCGCCCAGGTCGAATGGGGCCACAGTGGATCATCGGCTCCATCGCCCTGGCGGCGGTCATCCTGGTCACAGGGATCCTGCTACTGGTGGTTCAGCCTCGATAACCGCGCTTCGGGTCAGCGCCCAAGTTGCCGATAGACTCCGCAGGTAGCAACGGGTATGCGGAGGACGCAACGATGATGAAGCCCGACCTCGACCGGGTTCGCGACGACGCCGTCGCGGCGAGCCGAGTCCTGAAGCGTGCAGCGCTACGTCCGCGCACGTATCCGGGATTCGCTCGCGAAATCGCTCGGGTCGGCATGCACCTTGCCATGTATCCCGCCGGCGTGGTGTCCGACGCGCTCAAGATCGACAACGTCGTGCGCCTCGGCGATGGCTACAACTCGCGAACTCCGCTGCGCTACCTCGAACCTGAAGCAGCGTCCATGCCGATCATTCTGGTCCACGGCGCAATGCACAATCAAAGTGCTTTCACGGCCATCAAGCGCGCACTGCGGCGCTACGGCTTCCGCAACGTCTACACGATGAACTACAACATGATCGGCCGCGATGTCGAGCAACTGGCCGCGCAGTTGTCCAAACACGTTCAAGAGATCATGCACCGCACGCAAGCGTTGGGCGTGCATCTAGTCTGCCACTCGCTCGGCGGCGTCGTCGCGCGCTACTACATCCAGGAACTCGGCGGCGACGAGTTCGTACACACGTGCGTGACTATCGGCTCGCCGCACAAGGGAACCCACGCAGCGCTTGTCGGACGAGGGGCGATGCGCCAACTCCGGCCGCACTCACCCCTGTACGACCAACTTGCTCGCTCGACACGCGAGATGCCGGTGAAGTGGGTGTGCTTCTACTCGAACCTGGATTCGCTTGTCTTGCCGTCCTCAAACGCCAAGCTCGAAGAGCCCGAACTACACGCGACAAACATCCTGGTCAAAGACCATGGGCACTTGAGTCTGCTGTCGTCGCGGGCCGTCATTCGCCGGATCGCCGACGCACTGGCACGCATGGGGGATGAGAAGCCGGTCGACCAAGCACCTGAAACGGTGACGCACCGCGCCTGAGACTACTCGTCCCCGCTGCTGCGACGACCCGGACGCTGCAAACGCCGCTCGACCGGCTTGAGCGCAAGCGAAACCAACACGATGCCGACGGCGGTCCCGGCTCCCACGTAGAAGCCGAAGCCCACAGCAAGTCCCACCGCGGCCGTCACCCACAGGCTCGTCGCGGTGGTCAGCCCTCGAACGGACCCCCCGTGACGCAGGATCGCACCTCCGCCGATGAACCCGATGCCGACCACGACCTGTGCGGCGATGCGAGTGGGGTCGATCCCGGCCACCGAAGTTCCCGCAGGGCCGAGAAACCCGTAGACCGACACCAAGGTGAACAAACACGCGCCGACAGAAACCAGCGTGTGGGTTCGAAGCCCCGCGGGGTGATCACGTAACTCGCGCTCCAGCCCTACCAGGGCGCCGAGCACACCGGCCACCAAGAGCCGGAAGACAACGTCGAAGTCGCCGATCATCTCTCGGGAAGCACGAGGTCCCAGCCGGGTCGGATCACATCGGGGTTGAGAAACCGAGAGCCGGCCTCAAGCGAGCGGCCTCGGTTACGTTCCCAGATATCCGGCCAGCGCGTGGGATCGCCAAGTTCCCGCCCGGCGATCCTCCACAACGAGTCCCCCGGGGCCACGGCGACTGAGGGCACCGCTGAAGCAGCAATCGGAGCGACAACCGTCGAAGGCGCGACCACACGAGAAACCGTCACCGAACGGCCCGGCACGGGCTGCACGGTCGCGGTGCCCCGAGCCGCCGCAGTCACAAGCGTCATCGCCAGCAGGACGACAAGCGCGGCCGCGGTTCCAAGGCGGCCTCCAAGTCTGCGTCGACTACGGCGCGCCGGAATCGGGGCGGGGAACACCCCCACAGCGGCCTTCGCCGGAGCAGGAGCAGGAGCCCGCGCCTCGGCCGCAAGCCGGGGAGCCGGAGTGAAATCGACCCGAGAATCGGCCTCCCAGGCTTCCAGCGCACGCGAAACCGCGTCCGAGGACAAGGGCACGCCGACGACGTGTCGATCGGCCTTGAGCAAATGCAGTGCGGGTGCGTGCCGGACGTCAACGCCAACAAGGAGCGCCTCGCCGTTCATGGTTTCCCCTTCTTCTTTGGGGTTGGTCCACCGACGGTTCGCTCCGCTTCGCTATGTCCGAAACCGTGCCTGCGGGGAACCCCCGACAGAACGCCCAGTCACGGACAGGCTCCACTTTAGGAACACGAGTTAACAAGTCAAGCATCCTGGAACTTCACTCACACCACGATGCGTGAGCGTTCAACCACGGACAGTGGCCGGGCTACGCCTTCTTCAGAGGGGCGTAGGCGAGCAAGAGGCGCTTGGCGCCTTCTCCGGGGAAGTTCACCGTCGCCTCAGCGTTTGTTCCCGAGCCGCCGACCGACACGACGATCCCTCGTCCGAACCGGTCGTGGAAGACCTCTTCTCCAACCGTGACGTGAAGCGCCGTGCCGGGTCCGGTCGAGGCGCGCGCCGGAGCCACGTGGGCGCGCGCGGGCACGGACGGCGCGCGCGCCGCGGGAACCGACGATCGCCCCCCAAATGAACTCGGGGCGACGGACACGGGCTCGTCCTCTTCGCCAATGTCCTCGAGCAAGCCCTCGGGGATCTCGGCGAGAAATCTCGACGGGGGGTTGTAGTTGGTGCCGCCCCACAGGGTCCGGCACCACGCGTGGGTCAGCACGAGGCGCTCGCGCGCGCGCGTGATCCCGACGTAGCACAGGCGCCGCTCCTCCTCGAGCTGATCCGGGTCCGTCATCGAGCGGATGTGAGGGAAGATCCCCTCCTCCAATCCAGTCACGAAGACCACGGGGAACTCCAGCCCCTTGGCGTTGTGCAGGGTCATCATGGTGACCCTTCCCTCGTCGGCGACGACCTCGTCGGCGTCGCTCACCAGTGACACCTGCTCAAGGAACCCGCGCGCGCCGCCTTCGGGGTTCTCCGCGGCGTACGTCGCCGCCGTTCCGACCAACTCCTGCAAGTTCTCGATTCGGCCCTGGGACTCGATGGTGTTCTCGGCTTCGAGTTCGGCGAGATACCCGCTGGCCTCGATCGCGCGCTGGA
The Actinomycetota bacterium genome window above contains:
- a CDS encoding MgtC/SapB family protein: MIGDFDVVFRLLVAGVLGALVGLERELRDHPAGLRTHTLVSVGACLFTLVSVYGFLGPAGTSVAGIDPTRIAAQVVVGIGFIGGGAILRHGGSVRGLTTATSLWVTAAVGLAVGFGFYVGAGTAVGIVLVSLALKPVERRLQRPGRRSSGDE
- a CDS encoding alpha/beta fold hydrolase, which translates into the protein MMKPDLDRVRDDAVAASRVLKRAALRPRTYPGFAREIARVGMHLAMYPAGVVSDALKIDNVVRLGDGYNSRTPLRYLEPEAASMPIILVHGAMHNQSAFTAIKRALRRYGFRNVYTMNYNMIGRDVEQLAAQLSKHVQEIMHRTQALGVHLVCHSLGGVVARYYIQELGGDEFVHTCVTIGSPHKGTHAALVGRGAMRQLRPHSPLYDQLARSTREMPVKWVCFYSNLDSLVLPSSNAKLEEPELHATNILVKDHGHLSLLSSRAVIRRIADALARMGDEKPVDQAPETVTHRA
- a CDS encoding carboxyl transferase domain-containing protein, which codes for MNPTTARDWLDLVLDPGWVEIDGDVVSADPLGFPGYSAQLARARAATGTTDSVLTASGAVDGKPILAISFEFAFLGGSMGVATGERVARVFERAADERTPVLALTASGGARMQEGMLALATMPGTLAARELLAAAHIPFIAYLRNPTTGGVFASFASSADLVWAQPGATIGFAGPRVSETVTGEPLPEGSHTAESALDAGLVDALVEPAEVRARLARALSALAPASTRKARLLGDLAPLNNSPTGGSGHPEPPAATAIGAWEHVVRARRADRPTGTDYAGIFEPLRRGGIDPTIVTGLATVGSECVVAIAQNRFAEHGRPTPAGYRRAREAIATAERLGLPIVTFVDTPGADPGAACERDGIAREISLTFSALLRATVPTVACVVGEGGSGGALALATCDRILIQENAIFSVIAPEGAASILRRDDIEAVARELRLTADDLAGLGLADAVVPEPAGGAHMDPAGARAQVQNAILWACIAAAEGPHPDPVRRTRWRAAGSPK